AATGTACGTCTTATAGATTAAAGTGAGAAATGGTTGTTATTCTAGTCTATTTGAATGGGGAACGAAAATCACTTTCCATAATAGTgcatgaaaattcaaattcctaCCTGTGAGGTTTTGCTTCTAAGAaatatgttttcttatttctcccaGCAGCGATCTGTGGAAGAAACGTTAAGCGGCattaaaatttcaagaataacaacgttcaaacaaataaagacCATAACAAAGTACAATACGCAACAAATATAATTGTCAATCAAACGATAACAGGAAAGTGCTGGTAGCTATTTCTAAGTCTTTCAACATGCCATACTGTATCTTTATGCTAATTTGTTCTGCGAGCCAAATAAGTTACTGACGCAGAGTTGACCCACAACTTGGGTGCGTGTAAATCAAGTGGATAGTATAACCTTGAAGTGTTATTCTCTTCTCAATCTTCTCTAGCCGGAGTTAGACGTCCTTCGAACGTCGTTTGGGGCTCTGGATTCCCACCTTGCAAGATTCCTCACGTAGTCAGCGGTTCCCAGTTAGTGACTTGCAGTTTTTTACTTGTGCAAGTGGCTTCCCAAGGTATTTCTGGATTCCATCAATTCATGGTTCGAATATAGCCTTGCACCTCTTGCACGTGTTGCTAATATTCGGGAATTCCGTCGCTTAAGGAGAAAGGAGTGTATAATCGAGGTAATTTAACGAAAGCTGATGTTGCGGAAGGTATAAAACCTAATGGACAGCTCAAAGTGATTGTTGTAAGACATTTTCCTTGGTTCAGTCGAGGTGTGGCGTGTAAATCTATCCTCTTGAGTTTAACTTTGATAACAGTAGTTTAGTCGCAAAATAGTTCCGGTCACGAAATGAAGGCTTCCGTTTTAGGTCTTCTGCTTCTTTTCTCAATCGCATCTGCAATACAAACAgtatgaatttttcaaaaattaaatttcggaattttaaaactttcacTTAATTGTTTTAGACGTTCTCGGCGTTTGGAAAAGCACCGAGCGTCGATTCACATTTTCAACACAGTAATAATTCAAGCATAATTTCGGTTGGAGTTGCTCCGAATataaatctttctctttttttttaattcactttCAGGTGACTTGCTTCAAAAAGCCGCCAAACATGGATTAGAAAAAGTTCAACATTTGATGGAATTCGAAAAGCGTCTCTTGTCCGATGGATTAACCGCAAACGAAATTAAATGCCCAGCTCGCAGGGGCGTCCATAGAAAACGCGAGGTTAACAATCAATCACGACTGCAGTCGATAAAAGCGCTCGGAATAGTTGAAGCTtcgaaaaaactaaaaaaacggcGAGTTCAAATCTTATTTGAATTAACCAAGCCGTTTgacttcaatttttcttttaatacaGATTAAATTTGAGCAATGACGAGGCGGGTAAAGTGTTATCACAGTTATCACTAAGAAATACGGTTCTCGAGGACACTTGCATCCAACCTGTTACCTGTGTCAATCCAACATCCAAGTACAGATCGTTTGATGGTTCGTGCAATAATTTTGGCCATCCTACTTGGGGCCAGCAAAATACCATTTTCAAACGTTTGTTGCCAGCCCATTATGGAAACGGTGGGTTGACAGATTTGGAAGCCAATTATTAGTAAAACATTCAACTGTAACTGAAATGAAATAGGAATCGATTCAAATCGAATGGCGAGGGATGGAGGAGAACTGCTAAATCCCCGAAGTATTAGCCTGGAAATTATTGGAGATGACGGCCCTAACTCGACAGACGTGACCCTGTTAGTGATGTCCTTCGGCCAGTTTGTTACGCACGATATCACAATGTCACAGGATTTCACTTTTGGTATAAAATTACTACAGTTAATTATATGCTGTTTGTTATGATCTCCCAACTATTTTCTCTGTTTCTCTATCGAATAATGTTATTAGACAATGGAGCCAGCCCTGCATGTTGTGATAACCGAGGGCAGTTACTTCCACAGAGTAAAATGCATTCACAGTGCTTACCTATTGAGATGTTTCCAGGTATCAATTATCTCCTTTAATTAAGTCACATAAAAAGTGGTCTGAAccaatttttctcaattctcCGCAGGTGATCCTAATTTCAATGCTAGTGGCAACACTTGCATGGGCTTCACTCGTTCGAAAATGGGTTTGGGCTACGGTTGCAACTTCGGCCCAGCCGAACAAGTAATAAGTCCTTGAGATCCACACACACTCATATAGATTTACCTATTCGTTATTTCCCTGTATAATTAGTTGAACAGCAACACCCACTATCTTGATGGATCTCTGATTTATGGCAGTGACATCATAACATCAAACGGTCTGCGTACGATGGCCGATGGACTACTAAGGACCTCTAACGTTAATGGACGGCAATTATTTCCAATTGCACCCGGATGTGAAAATCTGCTCAATCACGAGCAGTCAGTTTGTTTCCAAGCAGGTATACGAATTACCTTCTCTAATGCGTTAAATATCCGTATAACATCGAATTTTAACCAATCAGGTGACGGTCGAGTCGAAGAGAACCCACAGCTCACTGCAATCCATTTGATATTCCTACGGGAACATAACCGGATCGCTAAAGAGCTTCAAGGACTCAATCCGCAATGGGACGATGAAACTTTGTTCCAACAGTCTCGTCGGATTGTCATCGCCCAGTTGCAACACGTGACTTACAATGAATATCTTCCCAGTTTACTCGGTCAGTTCATTTTTATGGCAAAATTAAACTAAAAGTCTAACCCAATTTTAATAATACCAGGTTCTCAAGCCATGGTGGATTATGGATTACTGCCATCCGCTGGTTACGGCACTGGATATGATACAAATGTTGATCCTTCGATATCAAACGAATTTGCGGCGGCTGCATTCCGCGTGGCTCACTCGTCAATTCAAGGAACTGTCAAGTAATGAATTTCCACTAAATGCATATCTCCTACTGTTATTTAGTAATCTTCACCATATCTTCTCAGTCTGTTTAACGCAGCTGATCAGGAGGAAACGGAAAGAAGTTACACTTTGagtcaatattttttcgacGCCTCTCGATTAATGGACGATCCCAATTTCTTGGACTCGGCTCTCCGTGGTTTTACCAAACAATCACCCGAGACAATCGACAGGCTCTACACTGACGAGATTGCTGACAAATTATACATGTAAATTTGTTCTTAGATTAGCGTGAAAACTATTTTCTCTAATGGCATATCCATTCACAGTGGCAAGGAAAAATCGGGAGGAGATTTGGTGGCCATCACTATTCAACGGAGCAGAGAGCACGGTATCCCGAGTTACAACCAATTTCGTGAATATTGCGGAATGAAGAAAGTGCAGTCGTTCGACGAACTAATCACCGAATTTCTTCAAAAGGTTTGATGggcttttttcgttttggttgATAGTACAGTTAATCAAATGGATTTAATTTTGACTTGTAGGATATCGATATTCTTAAGAAAGCGTACAGATCCGTGGACGATATTGACCTCTACATTGGCTGTTTGTTTGAAAAGCATTTGGGGTCCGAGTCCGGTGCTTTAATGGGACCGACAGCTATTTGCATCACAGCTAATCAGTTCCAGAGAACCAAAAACGGCGATCGCTTCTTCTACGATATCGCAAATCAACCCAACTCGTTCACTCCAGGTAAAGaattaataatttgtaaaCATCGGAGCTGaataacattattattattttttttttattatttagaccAACTCGATCAGATCCACCGGTCGAGTTGGGCTCGACTTATTTGTAACAATAACGACGGAACTGTGACCACCATGCAGCCCCTCGCCATGAGAGTTCCAACGGGAACGTGAGTTACTtacttagttttttatttgcttcaCGGTTAAATTTAATGCTAGTTATGTTTCCAGGAATGAGAGGATTCCCTGCAGCGCAATACCGTCGATGGACTTGACTCCCTGGAAAGTCCCCAAATTTTTCCCTGATGTTTTTCACACACCTGCTGACACTTTCCTGTTTGTCTAAAAATCGTCGACCAGATTCATTCGAAGCTCAATGAATAAGCTTCACTGCTAGTTTTCGTGGATCTAGAAAGACAATTATGAAGCTTAAGAACAATTAGATTACGTCATTAGTGGTGACTTGTTTGGTTGTCCTTATGTTACTAATATTAACGTCAACTTCATCTATCAAGTCTAATAATGTATTGCAATACACAAGCTATACGTACATAACTTCAAATTGAAACATCttaaaattttgttcaattgcCTTTTTCTAGGTTAGCGAATACGTCATCAGCAATAGGAATTATTGGAAGCGCAATCAAGATGATGCGGTGCCAAATTTTTGGAATAAGATTAACCTGCGCGAGATGTtgacaatataaataaaacatgatCATATGCTAATAATAGAGATCGCTATCGGTGTATATCAGCAAAGCAATAGATGAATTTTATCTTCCGGCTAGCTCTTTAGCAATATCCGATTTCTCCATAGACGCTGGTGTCGTCCAATAAGTAGCTCACCTTAATTAGCCTTGCCTTGACTTTGTTCATCGTCATTAGAACAGAGAAAGTTGAAACTTCTTCTTGATGTTCCCGGGGTTTTTACCGATCGTGAATGGCCATAAATATCGTTTTCTTTTAGCCATAATTTGCAATCCTTTCTTTAATTAAGGCTCTCAATCTTGTCATATTTTCTTACCTTCTATGACACTGTCATAAATTATAACGTGATGCGTCACGATCGGGACGTCAACGTTTCGCAATGGAGTTGAGCGAACGGGAAATTATGGACAAAGAAAACCGCGGGGATTGTGCTGCCTCATTTTCAAACCCTATACACAAGCGAATCAAAGTATCTTTCTTCGTGATTAGCAGGAGAAGTTGCGCAACGTCCGCTTTCTTCACGTGCCTATACAGACCTGTTGCCAATTATAAGTCGCCCTTGATTTCCGATTGATTGCGACCACCCATAGCGTCACACAGCAGGCTCACAGCGAAATTTTATATAGAAAGTGTTGCAAGCTGCAACAGGGTTTTCGTTGTTGTGTACCATGTCCCGGTTGTCGTGCGGGATTTCCGGGACAGCTCATTTGACTGTAGAACAACATATCCcgcctcttttatttttttcctcttgctTCCGCTTCCACCTCTTCTCCCGGATGCTGGAGGCAAATTAGGTATATATAATAACATCTCGTTTACGTGTTCTCTATCACAATCTATTCTGTCCAGCACGATGCTTAAGGTTGTCTGTCTGTGTCTTCTCGTCTTGGCCGTCTGCGGCCCCGTCATACTCGCAGGTAAACCTCACTTAcctattttacttttaattgaTTGTAAGTTTGTAACCAAAGTTTTTGATTGTAATTGTATCGCCAGGGCCCATTGAGGAACAATTTTACCAACCGGATCTCGATCCCGAGTCGTCCAATTGGCACTACAGACGACATGTTTATCGTGCCCGTACAACCCAAAGGCCCAACGTGAACAAAGATGGAAACCAGCGCTTCTTTGGAGGTGCTTATCGCCCTGGCTACGGAGCTTTCAAGGGCTAGAATGAAGCtcagaattttattattgacaaTCAGAATATGTTTtacgttattattttgtgtaaTCGAACTCAACAACACCTCAGCATCATCTTTAATAAcaatagtatttaaaaaaccgcTTTTATACCAATTATTCTGagctgaaataaaatttttgtgttacaAATTTGGACTGCTGAGgatgttgtatttttatattggaGAAACTATTCTTTAGTGGCGAGGGCTAGACTGGCCAGAAGCGATTCCACCTCTTCTTGCCAATTGATTTCGGTCCCGTTCGACAACAATTCGTGTCCTTCATCATCGGCCATCAAAGGGAAGTTGGTAACTGTTGGCAGGAAATTAGTGTTTGATAAGAACACAAAAATACAGAATAATCAATTGTGGTACTAACCTTTTGAGATGGCGAGACAGAAAACAGTGTAGAGAAGTGTGAATAAGCGAACAATTGTCATCCGCTGCGACATTTTCTGGCTGCTTACAGTCCCGATAAGAACTTGTTTAGAAATGTCAATCTCATTTTGACAACCACAACCAACGCTGCCGTTATGACATGTTACAAGTTGTTTACTAGATTCAGATTAAACGGAATTATTACCGCAACCACAATAGCGAGTCGAATGCTTTTGTGGTTAAATGGTATCGATCAAAGAACGGATGAGAATTCATGGCGTGATGGATAAGTTTCACGTTTACAAATCGAAATTCTAGAACATTTTCCGGTGGTTAACAGTATAACACAATTACCGCAGCAGCTGGATTATTATTGGCTAGACCCTGCTGTTATTTAGCCTAATTAAAATGATTATATACCATTACCACTTCCCGTTGGTGTGGATTGTCTTACCAGATTGACATTTCACCATCACCTCCTCACacgaataaatttcaataaatactCGAAAGTGATTACCTTTCCACGTCCATTCTCAAGTGGAGGTTATAGCAAAGCTGTCGACAATGAAGGCTTGTTtggtaaatttaatttcacacATTTTAGCCTTAATCaatcaattacaaattttgttttacatcatttccttttaatttcatttgcacTCGTGTGTGTTTCTAGGCATTTGCGTTAGCCCTAGTGGGAATCGCTTCCAGCTACCAGTACCCAAATAATATTGATCAGCAAACATACGAAGCTCGTAATTCTGGCGTTAAGCAATATTATTATGCCGCCACCACCCAGAAACCAAATTATCCGAGCAAAGGCGAATGGGAATCTCTAAATCCAGCCTACAGTCCCGATCCggagaaaatggagaaaattaaaaagcaaTGGGAGAAATTTTACGAATACCTTCCATACCTTAAAGGACCTGCTGGACCACCCGGCCGACCCGGTGCGCCAGGAAAAGATGGGAAAGACGGTTACAATGGCGCTCCCGGTCTACAAGGACCTCCTGGCAAGGAAGGCAAGTATGGAGCTCCTGGCGCTCCTAGCGTAGTTCCAGGTCCTCCTGGACCAGCAGGGCCACCTGGATACACTGGCAAAGATGGCGTTGCCGGACCTCCCGGTAGGCCTGGCAAAGATGGCTCTAATGGCAATAACGGCTCACCAGGTAATCAAAGAATTTCCAGTGATCCTAACAACTCACTTGATTgcaattgttttaattcatttcatttgttacAGGCACACCAGGCTTGCCGGGCATTCGAGGCAATCCCGGTAAAGATGGTTCGCCAGGAATTCCCGGCGCTCCAGGCCCAGCTGGACCTGAAGGTAAAACCATTAGtacaataattaattcaaatgaaggaattcaaataaaaattcgttttaaTCCGTTTTAATCAATACAATTTGAAGGGAAACGCGGACAAACGGGATATGATGGCAAGTCTGGACCTGCTGGACCACCTGGAGCGAACGGATATGAAGGTAAACCAGGCGCACCTGGCGCACCAGGTAACCCAGGCACACCAGGCACACCAGGAACACCAGGAAAGCCTGGATTGGCTGGACCACCTGGACCACCTGGACCTGAAAGGCAATATCAGCAGCAATATCCTGCACAGCCGCAATATcctgtacagcagcagcaatatcctgcacagcagcagcaatatcAGACACAGTCGCCTCCACAGCAACAGAAATATCAGCCAGCAGCAAGCGGCGGTTACAAGCAGGGCGGCCAGTATGATTATTAAACCACAATCATGTCTGAATTGAGTAATCACGGAGCCATATTTCACTAACCTGTCCCTTGATTTCTATCGTGCTTTTCTTTGGAATAATAAACACAAGTCAAATATTAATAtctgtatatataatatctcGTTCAGAAAAGTCGTTCGTGTATATCTAAGTTGAGAATTGAGATCAGCTTTTGACGTGTGAGAGTTTTGATAAGTCTTCAAATGAATTACGGGAATACGCACATCAGTGTAATATAGGCCTACTATACCAATAATTTTATCATTCAGTTATTGGAACGAAAGATTTGATTCCATCAGCACGGTATTCCGCGAATACCCGAGGGGTTGCCGACTCTTTTTCCCCTGGTTCAGTCGATGGGAAATCGGGGAAAATTGggggaaaatttcaaaatcattatTCGAGTTGTAGcaactttttaaatcaaaatttcattcgcaattgaaaagaaattttttttgtattagaACGAATAcgattaaaaacgaaaaaatgccGTGCTTAATGCAGTAAGACTCAAATAAACAACTAATCTTTTTCAAACTAgtagtgataaaaaaaatccttttgaaatattccaaatgttttattagataaaatgtcaaaatttatttaggcAAATTTAAACAATATGTGTGTGGGATGGATGGGCGAGTTGGATAAGTCGTCATTAGATGGTCATGAACATTTAGTACACGAGTTCGATTCCCCAAATGgatgaaattttaattcccCAAAATCCGCCAGATGGCGAAATTCTTGTTGAGTATAACGTCTAGCGAATGAGGAATTTCGAATTACGCGTATGAAATTCCAAAATGCTTAAGGTGAAAGATTTGCTCTTTCAATAACCGGGTTGAATTAACTATAAATCCCATCGTTGGTGGTGGGTATGGAACCTTAGCTGGTTGTCGTGGGTAGTTGACGCTTCCGTATTTCCGGCGCTCTCGGGTTTAATACCCGATTGGATGTATTCGAAATTGTCTGTCATACATGGAACCAATGAAACATGGCAATCAGCGTTGAACTCTGATTTCTGAAATAAAGGTTGTTTCAATTCACGCTAGAAAGATCTACGTTTGTGGTAGAGTTATCCTCACgaaatgttaattattttagaataGTGAAACCATTTACTATTTTGACTGTACACTCGTGCTTCAAACATCTCGAAAGACGAGCGGGTTAAATTAAATCCGGTCTTGTTTCATTTGTTGGTGTCGGCCAAATCCCGGTTTTAGCCAAAAAGGATTAATTTTCATCTCATTAATTCCCAAATTTCATATGGAGATGACAGATCTTTGGTCAAATTCGATGTCAGCTCAGCTGACGAGCTATCGCCCATTTCTTGCGCTCATTTCTTgagtatacttccggaatccGGACTATCCGGTAATACAGTTAAAGAGGACTGGCCATTGTGACGCTATAGATGCACAGCCGCGTTAAACTGCTTATTTTACCGATTTCCAGTACCTACACACCCCTAACAGTTTCAGTACCCTTCAATATGGTACTGAAACGCAATTCAGTATTTTACTGTACTTGCTTAAGTACAAATTCTCTACTAACCATTCATTTGCCTACTTTTTACGTTATTCCTAGTGAAACTGTTAGTAGGCATAGTTCTGTTCAGTAGGTTGGTCCAGCAGTTTATAAAGATTTAGTTAGTAGTCTGAAAAATTCAGTATGTTCAGGTAGGGTTAgtagtttgattttaaaaagtaatcaataataaaagcaaTGTAGGTTATAGCTAgtagtttacaaaaatttagtacTTTTGTTATAAGTAGTGTGAACAATTCAGTACCTTAGACTAGTAGGTTACAACTTACAAGGAATAAGTAGTATTCGTTAGGATAGTAGCTTTTGTATATATCAATGTGGCGTGCCTGTAAGGCACTAGACTGCCACGCCAAaggtccgggttcaattcccgaaTAAATCAAGTCTTCTTTCCAAgttaaataaaatcgaaatggtCGGTTAGTAGGATACAATTGGTTAGTAGCTTGGTGCCGAATAATATCAGTAGGAATCTCCTACAATCAATGCCGTAAATGAAGTGgtcaaaactttttaagtaaTGGGTGGGTAGTAAAAGcaggaaagaatttaaagtggTTTAGTTTATCCTTAGTAAGTTGAACACCGGATAGGGGTTTCTAATAAAATTAGTAAGGCGAGTaagaaaaggtagaagaaTTGAGAAGTAGTTTCAATCAATTGGTTAGTAGGCTGGGTACCGAGTAGCAGTTACATGAAAGTAGGATACCGCCACTGTGTGGTGgctgtatatatttttctaaaaaaccTGGCGAAAGGTGTGTCTTAATGTTATATCTTCTGTTTTAGAGTTGTTGTATATGTCTTCTTTACTACGTAGAAGCAATCTGTTATTTACTTGTAATATAGTGGAAATGAGGTAGAATGTTATAATCTGGCAAAGGCTATAGAAAGTATTTCTTAGTTTCACCCCTCAGTGCCGAGGTAATAATTTCATAAAACCAcgaatttcgaaattttcgaatcatttttgttgttgaattctGATCTATCTCAGCGATAAAGGGTCATGGCGAAATATAGCTCTACAGCCATTTCGGTTTACTTGCGGGTCGTCAATCCAGCACCAAACAGAAACTTGAAACACAAGGCTTGTCTGTGAAATCACCTGCTGAACCAAACGATGGAACTAATAACGGCCCCATTGAATAATCATCATCGTCCATTCATTGGATACAAACACAGCAGGCACAGCAGGTGTACAAGGCAAGGCAATCCTGATGGCGAAGTTGGTTTCTCAAGAAATTACCGGTACACCTACACCTAGGACAAGCTGGACCTGAAGTTAAAACCTAGTATCCAAAATCGTTAGTGGAATACGAATACTAATACGTGATCGCtaataaaatttgtaagaAATATTTGCACAAGtcatttgtttattatattttcagaATGTCGAACATCATGTCGTGTTCCTCAATAATAGGTCATTGGTAAACAGTTGATAGTATATAATTGTTGCATGGTAAATAACAGGTCGTCATGattttatccttttctttttttgattgcgTTGATTATGCCTTTACCGATTTTCCAACCCCATTTGAGCTTCCAGAGGAatcgttcttctctctctgaGTCAGTCATTGCTGATCGTTTCTTCAAGTGCCGCTCTGATGATGtatcattttaattaaaattatattcgTGTATAAATATAGAGACTTTTGAATAATGACAAATTTTACCAAAGATAACGCCACGGCTTTCCTCAGACAATTCTGCGGCTGGACGATCCTGTGCCGGGCTGGCATCTTGATTGATGACATAATGcgacaaataaattttgtgaTTATTATAGTTTAACAGTGGATGCTCGAGGATATTGCcaattatatataaatataaataatattagaAATGCTGACCTGTGAATACGACAAAGTAACATAGGACGAAGACCAGAAGACAGACGCAGGCTATCTTACGCATCGACATTTTATTGGGGAGTGACAAACCTAATTTTTTAATCCTAATTTATATAAAGCTTTCCGAAAGCTTTCTGCGGCCAGTCGccacttcctctttttcctgcTCTTCCCTTGCTAACGTTTTAAGAACATTCAGAAGGAACCGCATCAAGTAGGAATTCAAACTGACTGATTTGATTGTGGGTTTAAATATTGAGATTATAGCGGGTATGAGTTAGGAATTAGGATGTCAATCTGGCAAAGGCTAGAAAATATTTGTCTCTTTCACCCCACAAATGCCGAGATAAAAATGTCATAAAACCCGAGATAAAACCACGAAtttcgaattaattttttgtagttTATCAGCGATAAGGCGTGAtggtgaaataaaataaagaatatatCCATAGACCATAGGTTATTGCTCATTTTGCTCTTTGTTAACTCGTCTGCGTTACTAAAATTGCatctacaaaaaattttactaCTGGAACTCTGTTCTAGTTTGGGAAAATGTTGTgtatttattaattcaaattttagaaaaaaggtggGAAAGGATGGTAACTATTGTTTCATGGTGAACTGGTAGCAGTGTTTTCAGCCACGTCTACGGTGTTGTTTGATGACGTTGACTAAGCCATGCACGGCCTTGGCTATCCAAAAGAAGAATCGTTCATCTCTCTCTGAGTCAGTCATTGCCGATCGTTTCTTCAATTGCCGCTCTAAAATGTGATTTCAATATTACAACAGTTATTCGTGTGCacatagaaaaatgaataattaacaattttaCCAGAAAAAACGCCACGCGGCTTTCCTTAAACAATCCTGCGGCTGGGCCGGGCATGCTGGGCCGGGCTGGCATCTTGATTGACATATGGATTATTAGTTATGTATGATTGAATTGTGATTATTAGTTAATGGGTGCTCGAGGAAATTGCCCAAGAATGATATGGAAGATACTGACCTATGAATGCGACAAAGTAACACAGAACGAAGACCAAAAGACATACGCAGGCTACTTTTTACGCAATGACATTTTATTAAGTATAGTGACAGTGCTCGTTGTTGTACTCGCTGTTTATTAAGTTaatttatgtatatatatttttgttgctATTCACCGGTTTATCTTTTCCGAGGGGTGGTCCACTCTTTTGCCAAAGCGAACCTACGGCGGAAACATtagaaaattgagaaatataatatattataatcattttttcGGAAACTTCTGCGGATTTTCAGAAGAAATTTCAAGAGAATCTCTTACATTTgaacatttcttatttgtcTAGATTTTCGGggttttccaactttttcggACTAGTGTACCGGCTTAAGTTATAAatatacattaaaaaaagaaccgcaccaagaaattcaaatcggCGGATATTTGATTGTGGGTTTAATTATTGAGATACTATGGTGGAAATGTGGTAGGATG
This region of Daphnia pulex isolate KAP4 chromosome 9, ASM2113471v1 genomic DNA includes:
- the LOC124203079 gene encoding peroxidase-like — encoded protein: MKASVLGLLLLFSIASAIQTTFSAFGKAPSVDSHFQHSDLLQKAAKHGLEKVQHLMEFEKRLLSDGLTANEIKCPARRGVHRKREVNNQSRLQSIKALGIVEASKKLKKRLNLSNDEAGKVLSQLSLRNTVLEDTCIQPVTCVNPTSKYRSFDGSCNNFGHPTWGQQNTIFKRLLPAHYGNGIDSNRMARDGGELLNPRSISLEIIGDDGPNSTDVTLLVMSFGQFVTHDITMSQDFTFDNGASPACCDNRGQLLPQSKMHSQCLPIEMFPGDPNFNASGNTCMGFTRSKMGLGYGCNFGPAEQLNSNTHYLDGSLIYGSDIITSNGLRTMADGLLRTSNVNGRQLFPIAPGCENLLNHEQSVCFQAGDGRVEENPQLTAIHLIFLREHNRIAKELQGLNPQWDDETLFQQSRRIVIAQLQHVTYNEYLPSLLGSQAMVDYGLLPSAGYGTGYDTNVDPSISNEFAAAAFRVAHSSIQGTVNLFNAADQEETERSYTLSQYFFDASRLMDDPNFLDSALRGFTKQSPETIDRLYTDEIADKLYIGKEKSGGDLVAITIQRSREHGIPSYNQFREYCGMKKVQSFDELITEFLQKDIDILKKAYRSVDDIDLYIGCLFEKHLGSESGALMGPTAICITANQFQRTKNGDRFFYDIANQPNSFTPDQLDQIHRSSWARLICNNNDGTVTTMQPLAMRVPTGTNERIPCSAIPSMDLTPWKVPKFFPDVFHTPADTFLFV
- the LOC124203105 gene encoding cuticle collagen 1-like; this translates as MKACLAFALALVGIASSYQYPNNIDQQTYEARNSGVKQYYYAATTQKPNYPSKGEWESLNPAYSPDPEKMEKIKKQWEKFYEYLPYLKGPAGPPGRPGAPGKDGKDGYNGAPGLQGPPGKEGKYGAPGAPSVVPGPPGPAGPPGYTGKDGVAGPPGRPGKDGSNGNNGSPGTPGLPGIRGNPGKDGSPGIPGAPGPAGPEGKRGQTGYDGKSGPAGPPGANGYEGKPGAPGAPGNPGTPGTPGTPGKPGLAGPPGPPGPERQYQQQYPAQPQYPVQQQQYPAQQQQYQTQSPPQQQKYQPAASGGYKQGGQYDY